The sequence CGCTGACGGTTTTGGCATACCGGTCGCCATCTGGGCATGACAGTGTCGGCGGACGCACCGCTTATACGCATGGCATTTGTAGCCAGCCCCCACAATTCTGCATTGCTCGCAACGGGCTTTTGCCGTTAGAGCCTTTCTCGACCGCAACGAGCTGCCGCCTCCAACCCCGGAAAGGCCTTAGCCGCCCATGCCTCATCTTCCCGATCACCTCCTCGCCGGCTATCGCAATTTTATGAACGGCCGCTATCTCACGGAGAGCGGCCGCTATCGCGAGCTCGCCCGCGAGGGGCAGGCCCCTGAGACGATGATAGTCGCCTGTTGCGACTCCCGCGCGGCCCCCGAAGCGATCTTCGACGCCGGGCCGGGCGAACTGTTCGTGCTGCGCAATGTCGGCAATCTGGTGCCGCCCTACGAGCCGGACGGCGAGTTCCATTCGACCTCGGCGGCGCTCGAATTCGCGGTGCAGAGCCTCAAGGTCAAGAACATCGTTGTCATGGGCCATGGCCGCTGCGGCGGCATCCGCGCCGCGCTCGACCCCAATGCCGCGCCGCTGTCTCCCGGCGACTTCATCGGCAAATGGATGAGCCTGATCGCGCCTGCCGCCGAAACCGTCTCCTCCAGCACCTTCATGACGGCGGCGGAGCGCCAGACGGCGCTTGAACGCATCTCGATCCGCTATTCCATCGCCAACCTCAGGACCTTTCCCTGTGTCTCGATTCTCGAGGGCAAGGGGCGGTTGTCGCTGCACGGAGCCTGGTTCGACATTTCGACCGGTGAGCTCTGGGTGATGAACAAGGAGACCGGCGATTTCGAGCGACCGGTGCTGGAATGAACGGCACGGCGCGCCCGGTGAGGAACGTCCGGTCGGCCGTTTTCACCGCCGCCGCATTGCTGATAGCGATCGTTGCCGCGCGCGCCGATGACGGCGCCATCATCAGCCGCTGGTATTCGGCGCTGCTGGTCGCCGACCGCACCGAACTCGCCGACCTG comes from Mesorhizobium japonicum MAFF 303099 and encodes:
- a CDS encoding carbonic anhydrase, yielding MPHLPDHLLAGYRNFMNGRYLTESGRYRELAREGQAPETMIVACCDSRAAPEAIFDAGPGELFVLRNVGNLVPPYEPDGEFHSTSAALEFAVQSLKVKNIVVMGHGRCGGIRAALDPNAAPLSPGDFIGKWMSLIAPAAETVSSSTFMTAAERQTALERISIRYSIANLRTFPCVSILEGKGRLSLHGAWFDISTGELWVMNKETGDFERPVLE